A single Perca flavescens isolate YP-PL-M2 chromosome 2, PFLA_1.0, whole genome shotgun sequence DNA region contains:
- the ccdc85al gene encoding coiled-coil domain containing 85A, like translates to MEKATPPPQPQLQLSIAKTESPSEDISGLTDEELLKWTKEDLVRRLRRSEADKMSVILDHGNLIREVNRSLQLHLNEIRGLKDINQKLQEDNRELRDLCCFLDDDRQKGKRVSREWQRLGRYSASIMRKEVTLYLQKLKELELRQEEVIRENLELKELCLLLDEEKGVVGGGGGGGGSVGGGSVGMGGCRNSIDSQSSLLLVPGQGLLMRDVGDGSSTSSAGSADSSDHLHHKQLHLAPGVGGVGSGGEKGSPELVHKPRCSSISGIGGGSGGDREVSSPEHPAGRLRSTSLEYPYTLPQLCRPRCGSISVPDHSRVMRGLSPEKYGRNVGRRSPEQHPKHHSSDLLLGQRQHFLGQGGSGELYQRHHRSSISSTGCGSPEPRQAHLGATEHHEKGCMVQGSSPETHRHQYSMSPDHVKFGSPVRDGQRRPAGDELSPHHRSIYNGMNALISAGCCTNNCRNVKLWDSFDASS, encoded by the exons ATGGAGAAAGCGACTCCGCCGCCCCAGCCTCAGCTCCAGCTGTCGATAGCGAAGACTGAAAGTCCCTCGGAGGACATCTCCGGTCTGACTGACGAGGAGCTGCTCAAGTGGACCAAGGAGGATCTGGTGCGTCGGCTGAGGCGGTCTGAGGCCGATAAGATGAGCGTGATTCTGGACCACGGCAATCTCATCCGAGAGGTCAATCGCAGCCTCCAGCTGCACTTGAACGAGATCAGGGGGCTGAAG gATATTAACCAGAAGCTGCAGGAAGACAACCGTGAGCTGCGGGACTTGTGCTGCTTCCTGGATGACGACCGCCAGAAAGGCAAGCGTGTGTCCAGGGAGTGGCAGCGCTTGGGACGTTACAGTGCCAGCATCATGCGCAAAGAGGTGACCCTCTACCTCCAGAAACTCAAGGAGCTGGAGCTCCGACAGGAGGAGGTGATCCGGGAGAACCTGGAGCTGAAGGAGCTCTGCCTGCTGCTGGACGAGGAGAAAGGGGTGGTAGGCGGAGGAGGTGGCGGCGGAGGAAGTGTAGGGGGAGGGAGTGTAGGGATGGGAGGGTGCCGCAACTCAATAGACAGCCAGAGTAGTTTGCTGCTGGTGCCCGGGCAGGGGCTCCTGATGAGAGACGTGGGGGACGGGAGCAGCACATCCAGCGCAGGGAGCGCCGACAGCTCGGATCACCTTCACCACAAGCAGCTTCACCTGGCTCCAGGGGTGGGTGGGGTTGGAAGTGGTGGGGAAAAAGGGAGCCCTGAGCTTGTGCACAAACCCAGGTGTAGCAGCATCAGTGGAATAGGAGGCGGGAGTGGAGGAGACAGGGAGGTGTCCAGCCCTGAGCACCCTGCTGGGCGCCTCCGGAGTACAAGCCTGGAGTACCCATACACCCTGCCCCAGCTCTGCCGGCCCCGCTGCGGCTCCATATCTGTGCCTGACCACAGTCGAGTTATGAGGGGCCTCAGCCCAGAAAAATACGGTAGGAACGTGGGCCGACGCAGTCCGGAGCAGCACCCCAAGCACCACAGCTCTGATCTCCTCCTGGGCCAGAGGCAGCACTTCCTGGGTCAGGGAGGCAGCGGGGAGCTCTATCAGAGGcaccacagaagcagcattAGTAGTACAGGCTGCGGGAGCCCCGAGCCCCGGCAGGCACATTTAGGGGCCACTGAGCACCATGAAAAGGGCTGCATGGTCCAGGGGAGCAGCCCCGAAACTCATAGGCACCAATACAGTATGAGCCCTGACCATGTGAAGTTTGGCAGCCCTGTGAGGGATGGGCAGAGGAGGCCGGCTGGAGACGAGCTGTCGCCACACCATCGGAGCATCTACAATGGCATGAacg CCTTGATATCAGCCGGCTGCTGCACCAACAACTGTAGAAATGTCAAGCTATGGGACAG CTTTGATGCCTCGTCTTGA